A portion of the Microbulbifer agarilyticus genome contains these proteins:
- a CDS encoding CmpA/NrtA family ABC transporter substrate-binding protein, with protein sequence MSSLQVEKPKLKLLYLRLTDSAPLIIAHELGLFEQHGLQVTLKRETSWATLRDKLIGGAADAAAMLAPMPLTLKQTLPNCEEELLSGLILSCNGNGITLSSDLYSKLNPQSDDADGVGTALKQFVDEQASDAAPLTFASVYPFASHTLQLRHWLSSAGINPNTDVRLQVLPPEQMVDHLRRGDIDGFCVGEPWNTFAAQEGIGVIATPNNALMPAMPEKVLAVTRSWHEANPATHMALRAALLEACGWLSDRTNRRDAAGILARPEYLNLPDDVVAVSLNDQLYRKKDMPPEQNTGWHLFAHPQTDHGRPSPQKARELLSLCNEIAPVDTDTAELFDSDLYQQTLDYLRLRERHSPKSRTPKS encoded by the coding sequence GTGAGCAGCCTGCAAGTCGAAAAGCCAAAACTCAAACTGCTCTATCTGCGTCTGACAGATAGCGCCCCACTGATCATCGCCCATGAGCTCGGACTATTTGAGCAGCATGGGCTGCAAGTGACATTAAAGCGGGAAACGTCCTGGGCCACATTGCGGGATAAGCTCATCGGCGGTGCCGCGGACGCAGCCGCGATGCTTGCGCCCATGCCGCTCACCCTCAAGCAAACCCTGCCAAACTGCGAAGAAGAGCTGCTCAGCGGCCTGATCCTCAGCTGTAATGGCAATGGGATTACCTTATCCAGCGACCTCTACAGCAAGTTAAACCCACAATCTGACGATGCGGATGGCGTAGGTACGGCGCTGAAGCAGTTTGTTGACGAACAAGCATCGGATGCAGCACCGCTCACGTTTGCCAGCGTGTATCCGTTTGCCAGTCACACCCTGCAGCTACGCCATTGGTTAAGCAGTGCCGGGATTAACCCCAACACCGATGTACGCCTACAGGTCTTGCCACCGGAGCAAATGGTGGACCACCTGCGCCGTGGGGATATTGATGGTTTCTGCGTTGGCGAACCCTGGAACACCTTTGCCGCCCAGGAAGGTATCGGGGTTATCGCCACCCCGAACAACGCCCTGATGCCCGCAATGCCAGAAAAAGTACTCGCGGTTACACGCAGCTGGCACGAAGCAAATCCCGCCACCCATATGGCGTTGCGCGCTGCACTACTGGAAGCGTGCGGATGGCTCAGCGATCGCACCAACCGTCGTGACGCAGCGGGAATTCTGGCGCGTCCGGAATACCTCAATCTTCCTGATGACGTAGTAGCAGTGTCCCTGAACGATCAGCTGTATCGTAAAAAGGACATGCCTCCCGAGCAGAATACAGGCTGGCATTTGTTCGCCCACCCACAGACAGATCACGGGCGCCCATCCCCGCAAAAAGCACGCGAGTTGCTTTCCCTGTGTAACGAGATCGCGCCGGTTGATACCGATACTGCGGAGCTCTTCGACTCCGACCTCTACCAGCAAACCCTCGACTACCTCCGCTTGCGCGAGAGGCATTCGCCCAAGTCCCGTACTCCCAAGTCTTGA
- the nirB gene encoding nitrite reductase large subunit NirB codes for MVKQKIVVIGNGMVGHHFLEQLANRPERELFDVLVFCAEPRPAYDRVHLSEYFGGRTADDLAMGKVEQYREWGYDLRLNDAAVSIDRENKIVTSASGASETYDHLVLATGSYPFVPPIPGHEHSKCFVYRTLEDLDKIQAAANDGKVGVVVGGGLLGLEAANALKQLGLEAHVVEFAPGLMSVQLDEGGSNLLREKIEELGVTVHTSTATELIEEVDGGRLRMNFKGDKSLDTDLIVFSAGIRPEDSLAKSAGIELGERGGIVVDNNCRTSDKSIFAIGECALFNNFIYGLVAPGYTMARTAVSLLCGEAAEFNGADMSTKLKLLGVEVGSIGDAHGRAEGSAAITFVDEQTGVYKRMITDSEGKKLRGAVLVGDTGDYDTLLQYHLNDMDLPEHPEQLILPALDGAAPTLGADALPDTATICSCHNVSKGDIVGAVQGGCCSVGEVKDCTKAATGCGGCAALLKNVVDTELAALGVEVNNDLCPHFPYTRQEIFHMVQVEEIKTFEELLEKHGTGKGCEICKPTAASIFASLWNEHIHEKPHVGLQDTNDTFMANMQKNGTYSVVPRIAGGEITPDKLIVLGEVAKKYDLYTKITGGQRIDLFGARLEELPEIWRELTDAGFETGHAYGKSLRTVKSCVGSTWCRFGVQDSVGMALTVENRYKGLRSPHKIKMAVSGCTRECAEAQSKDIGVIATENGWNLYVCGNGGMRPRHADLFATDLDDVTLIKYIDRVLMFYVRTADKLQRTSVWLENLEGGLDYLREVVIEDKLGICDELERQMTNVVGTYQCEWKTAINDPEMLKRFRQFVNTDEKDEKIVFVEERQQRRPATEEEIVKIAEPA; via the coding sequence ATGGTTAAGCAAAAAATCGTCGTCATCGGCAACGGCATGGTGGGCCACCACTTCCTGGAACAACTGGCGAATCGCCCCGAGCGGGAGTTGTTCGACGTACTGGTATTTTGTGCCGAACCCCGCCCAGCCTACGACCGCGTCCACCTCTCCGAGTACTTCGGTGGACGTACCGCCGACGATCTGGCGATGGGCAAGGTTGAGCAGTATCGCGAATGGGGCTACGACCTGCGTCTCAACGACGCCGCAGTAAGCATCGACCGCGAAAACAAAATCGTCACCTCTGCCAGCGGTGCCAGCGAGACCTATGATCACCTGGTGCTCGCCACCGGTTCCTATCCTTTCGTACCGCCAATCCCCGGCCATGAACACAGCAAGTGTTTTGTTTACCGCACCCTAGAAGATCTCGACAAGATCCAAGCGGCCGCCAACGACGGTAAGGTTGGTGTAGTTGTAGGTGGCGGTCTGCTGGGGCTGGAAGCGGCCAATGCTCTTAAGCAGCTGGGCCTTGAAGCCCACGTGGTGGAATTCGCTCCCGGCCTGATGTCTGTGCAGCTGGATGAAGGCGGCTCCAACCTACTGCGCGAAAAGATTGAAGAGCTGGGTGTAACTGTACACACCAGCACCGCGACCGAGCTGATCGAAGAAGTGGACGGCGGCCGCCTGCGCATGAACTTCAAGGGCGACAAATCTCTCGATACCGATTTGATTGTCTTCTCTGCCGGTATCCGCCCTGAAGACAGTTTGGCCAAATCTGCCGGCATCGAGTTGGGTGAGCGTGGCGGTATCGTTGTCGACAACAACTGCCGTACCTCGGACAAAAGTATTTTCGCCATCGGCGAATGTGCCCTGTTCAATAACTTCATCTACGGCCTGGTAGCTCCCGGCTATACCATGGCGCGCACCGCGGTCTCCCTGTTGTGTGGTGAGGCAGCGGAATTCAACGGCGCGGACATGAGCACCAAGCTGAAGCTCCTGGGCGTGGAAGTTGGCTCCATCGGGGATGCCCACGGCCGCGCCGAAGGTTCAGCCGCGATCACCTTCGTCGATGAGCAGACCGGCGTGTACAAGCGCATGATCACCGACAGCGAAGGGAAAAAGCTGCGCGGTGCAGTACTGGTCGGAGACACCGGCGACTACGACACTCTGCTGCAATACCACTTGAATGACATGGATCTGCCGGAGCATCCCGAACAGCTGATCCTGCCAGCGCTGGATGGCGCCGCACCAACTCTGGGTGCCGATGCCCTGCCGGATACAGCCACCATCTGCTCCTGCCACAACGTCAGCAAAGGCGACATCGTCGGCGCCGTTCAGGGTGGCTGCTGCTCCGTAGGTGAAGTGAAAGACTGCACCAAAGCAGCGACTGGCTGTGGTGGCTGTGCTGCCCTGCTGAAAAATGTTGTGGACACCGAACTGGCCGCGCTGGGTGTCGAGGTCAATAACGACCTATGCCCGCACTTCCCATACACCCGCCAGGAAATCTTCCACATGGTGCAAGTGGAAGAAATCAAAACCTTTGAAGAACTGCTGGAAAAACACGGCACTGGCAAGGGTTGCGAGATCTGTAAGCCCACTGCAGCCTCAATTTTCGCCTCCCTGTGGAATGAACACATTCATGAGAAGCCGCACGTTGGCCTGCAAGACACCAACGATACGTTTATGGCCAACATGCAGAAGAACGGCACCTACTCCGTTGTTCCGCGTATTGCCGGTGGCGAAATCACCCCGGACAAGCTGATCGTACTCGGGGAAGTGGCGAAGAAATACGACCTCTATACCAAGATCACCGGCGGCCAGCGTATCGACCTGTTTGGCGCCCGCCTGGAAGAGCTGCCAGAGATCTGGCGCGAACTGACCGACGCTGGCTTCGAAACCGGCCACGCCTACGGCAAGTCACTGCGTACCGTGAAGTCCTGCGTGGGCAGCACCTGGTGTCGCTTTGGTGTTCAGGACAGCGTGGGCATGGCCCTCACTGTTGAGAACCGCTACAAGGGATTGCGCTCTCCGCACAAAATCAAAATGGCAGTATCTGGCTGTACGCGCGAGTGTGCGGAAGCACAGAGCAAAGACATCGGTGTGATCGCTACCGAAAACGGCTGGAACCTGTATGTATGTGGTAACGGCGGTATGCGCCCGCGCCACGCCGACCTGTTCGCGACCGATCTGGATGACGTCACCCTGATCAAGTACATCGACCGCGTGCTGATGTTCTACGTGCGCACTGCCGACAAGCTGCAGCGTACCTCTGTATGGCTGGAAAACCTGGAAGGCGGTCTCGATTACCTGCGCGAAGTTGTGATCGAGGACAAGCTGGGCATCTGCGACGAGCTGGAGCGTCAGATGACCAACGTGGTTGGCACCTACCAGTGTGAATGGAAAACCGCGATCAACGACCCGGAAATGCTCAAACGCTTCCGCCAGTTCGTTAACACCGACGAGAAAGACGAAAAGATCGTATTCGTAGAAGAGCGCCAGCAGCGTCGCCCAGCTACCGAAGAAGAGATCGTCAAGATCGCAGAGCCGGCATAA
- the nirD gene encoding nitrite reductase small subunit NirD → MSEVAITRTEWLQVCKRSDLVADSGVCALVGDRQIALFFLPEQEPQLFAIDNWDPVAKAGVIGRGLVAEIDGEVTVASPLYKQHYRLTDGQCLEEEAIQLAVYPVAFDGDDVLIQVDQ, encoded by the coding sequence ATGAGCGAAGTTGCCATAACCCGCACCGAGTGGCTGCAAGTCTGCAAGCGATCAGATCTTGTAGCCGATTCCGGAGTGTGCGCTCTTGTGGGCGATCGACAGATTGCCCTGTTTTTTTTACCCGAACAGGAACCCCAGTTATTCGCGATCGATAACTGGGATCCTGTCGCCAAAGCCGGTGTTATTGGCCGCGGTCTTGTTGCGGAAATCGATGGTGAAGTCACCGTGGCATCGCCGCTGTACAAACAACACTATCGACTGACCGATGGCCAGTGTCTGGAAGAAGAAGCTATCCAGCTCGCGGTCTACCCTGTCGCTTTCGATGGCGATGACGTACTGATTCAGGTCGATCAATAA
- a CDS encoding NarK family nitrate/nitrite MFS transporter: MSSDSLNLFSFKGKIRVLHLTWIAFFITFFAWFNHAPLLMAIADSLSLTSEQVKTLLILNVALTIPARVIIGMLTDKYGPRLTYSLLLAIGSIPCFIFALADSFTAAAIGRFLLGFIGAGFVVGIRMVSEWFPAKQLGTAEGIYGGWGNFGSAAAAMSLPTIALLFGGDDGWRYAVGLTGAIALVYSVIYYRSVTDTPKGGTYFKPKKIGGMEVSSPADFVLLLIMKVPMYAALALLTWKLSPSGVGMLAQSVAIVIYVALAALYAFDAKKCYDINKEIFVKLPEPIHRYQFKQVAVLNILYFATFGSELAVVSMLPLFFSETFTLDPVKAGLLASAYAFMNLMSRPAGGLISDRFGRKSTLLILTAGLALGYLTMSMIDAEWPLYLAVAAAMACSFFVQSGEGAVFAVVPLIKRRLTGQIAGMTGAYGNVGAVFYLTVLSMVSYQTFFLVIAGTAVLGFVTLLFLEEPEGQMAEVMPDGSVSLIDVA; the protein is encoded by the coding sequence ATGTCCAGTGACTCCTTAAACCTATTTTCCTTTAAGGGAAAAATCCGGGTACTGCACCTCACCTGGATTGCCTTCTTTATTACCTTCTTTGCCTGGTTCAACCATGCACCACTATTGATGGCAATTGCCGACAGTCTGTCGCTCACTTCGGAACAGGTAAAAACCCTGCTGATCCTGAACGTCGCGCTAACCATTCCTGCGCGCGTGATTATCGGTATGTTGACGGACAAGTACGGTCCGCGGCTGACGTATTCTCTGCTGCTGGCAATCGGCAGTATCCCCTGCTTTATTTTCGCGCTGGCCGACAGCTTTACCGCGGCGGCGATTGGCCGCTTCCTGCTGGGCTTCATTGGCGCCGGTTTCGTAGTTGGCATTCGCATGGTTTCCGAGTGGTTCCCAGCCAAACAGCTGGGCACTGCGGAAGGTATCTATGGCGGCTGGGGTAACTTCGGCTCTGCTGCCGCGGCTATGAGTCTGCCAACCATCGCACTGCTGTTTGGCGGCGACGACGGCTGGCGTTACGCGGTGGGTCTGACTGGTGCGATTGCGCTGGTTTACAGTGTGATTTACTACCGCTCCGTGACCGACACCCCCAAAGGTGGTACCTACTTCAAGCCGAAAAAAATTGGCGGCATGGAAGTTTCCAGCCCTGCGGATTTCGTACTGCTGCTGATCATGAAAGTGCCTATGTATGCGGCACTGGCACTGCTTACCTGGAAATTGTCCCCGTCCGGTGTCGGTATGCTGGCGCAATCTGTCGCTATTGTGATTTACGTGGCTCTCGCCGCTCTGTATGCGTTTGATGCGAAGAAGTGTTACGACATCAACAAAGAGATTTTCGTAAAACTGCCAGAGCCGATCCATCGCTATCAGTTCAAGCAGGTTGCGGTTCTGAACATTCTTTACTTCGCGACTTTTGGTTCCGAGCTGGCGGTTGTTTCCATGCTGCCGCTGTTCTTCTCCGAAACTTTCACTCTCGATCCGGTAAAAGCTGGCCTGTTGGCTTCCGCATATGCGTTTATGAACCTGATGTCCCGCCCTGCCGGCGGCCTGATCAGTGACCGCTTTGGTCGTAAGAGCACGCTGCTGATTTTGACTGCGGGCCTGGCGCTGGGCTATCTGACCATGAGTATGATCGACGCTGAATGGCCGCTGTATCTGGCAGTAGCTGCGGCGATGGCGTGCTCTTTCTTTGTTCAGTCCGGTGAAGGTGCGGTGTTTGCGGTGGTACCGCTGATCAAACGTCGCCTGACCGGCCAGATCGCTGGTATGACGGGTGCTTACGGCAATGTGGGTGCGGTGTTCTACCTGACCGTGCTGAGCATGGTGTCTTACCAGACCTTCTTCCTGGTGATTGCTGGTACCGCGGTACTGGGCTTTGTTACCCTGCTATTCCTTGAAGAGCCAGAAGGTCAGATGGCCGAGGTTATGCCGGATGGTAGCGTTTCACTGATCGACGTTGCTTAA
- a CDS encoding ANTAR domain-containing response regulator produces the protein MTSTPISILLVDDQTERATMVSEQLTAAGYNLLAQLSSAEGLLYQVEKHRPDIVLIDIESPDRDILESLSVINQHNPTPVAMFSARGGADFISSAVDAGVSAYMAEGLSAERVAPAIEIAMAQFRSYQQLRQSLERTQQQLDERKIIERAKGLLMARKNISEQAAHQTLRTLAMNSNSTMRNVAEQIVTHLQTPAR, from the coding sequence ATGACGAGCACCCCAATCAGCATTTTACTGGTCGATGACCAGACCGAGCGCGCGACCATGGTGTCCGAGCAGCTCACCGCTGCCGGATACAACCTGTTAGCGCAGCTTTCCAGCGCCGAAGGCCTCCTATATCAGGTAGAAAAACACCGCCCAGATATCGTGTTGATCGATATCGAATCTCCCGACCGGGACATTCTTGAAAGCCTCTCCGTAATCAACCAGCACAACCCTACGCCGGTGGCGATGTTCTCAGCCCGCGGTGGCGCAGATTTCATCAGTAGCGCGGTGGACGCCGGTGTCAGTGCCTATATGGCGGAAGGCCTTTCTGCGGAACGCGTCGCGCCGGCCATCGAAATCGCCATGGCACAGTTCCGCAGCTATCAGCAGCTGCGGCAGTCTCTGGAGCGCACCCAGCAACAGCTGGACGAACGCAAAATTATTGAGCGAGCCAAGGGGCTATTAATGGCCCGCAAAAATATCAGCGAGCAGGCCGCCCATCAGACCCTGCGCACCCTGGCGATGAACAGCAACTCCACCATGCGCAATGTCGCCGAACAAATCGTCACGCATCTGCAAACACCGGCCAGATAG
- the modA gene encoding molybdate ABC transporter substrate-binding protein gives MLVRDSSFALNFKSGKLLRRLFAIIFAIAAAVALSSCGERTPKVLRIAVDASFQPALEALRPSFEQHCRCRLVITAGASGLLYSEIRAGDAEHPFDLFLSADMARPVLLEKAGLTVPASRQTYARGQLAVWASAKISTNKSSGFSTLAALASQGASGATLTPRQLILLLGRGKHKLVVADPQLAPDGDAAVKMLKKLRLWPRVKNRVVYAGHSGHAQIMLHQGEGDLGLIPYGQALASGRRAQFMRIPYQFHPPLDQQLVILRGTRQRNLAIRFLQYLRSDPVQAQLLPLGFLPAQTH, from the coding sequence ATGTTGGTACGAGACTCGAGCTTTGCCCTTAATTTTAAGAGCGGTAAGTTACTTCGGCGGCTGTTTGCGATCATCTTTGCTATCGCGGCCGCTGTCGCCCTGTCCAGTTGCGGCGAGCGCACCCCGAAGGTGCTGCGCATCGCGGTAGACGCCAGCTTTCAACCGGCGCTTGAGGCATTGCGGCCATCTTTCGAACAGCATTGCCGTTGCCGCCTGGTGATCACCGCCGGCGCCAGCGGCCTGCTTTACAGTGAGATTCGCGCTGGCGATGCTGAACACCCTTTCGATCTGTTTCTCTCTGCCGATATGGCGCGCCCGGTGCTGCTGGAGAAAGCGGGACTGACCGTTCCTGCCAGTCGTCAGACCTATGCGCGCGGACAGCTGGCGGTGTGGGCCAGCGCCAAGATCTCCACCAACAAGTCCTCGGGCTTCTCTACCCTTGCTGCACTGGCGTCACAGGGCGCTTCCGGTGCGACACTCACCCCTCGCCAGCTCATCCTGTTATTGGGGCGCGGCAAACACAAGTTGGTCGTGGCGGACCCGCAGCTCGCCCCCGACGGGGATGCGGCGGTCAAGATGTTAAAGAAACTGCGATTGTGGCCGAGGGTAAAGAACCGCGTGGTGTACGCGGGGCATTCGGGGCACGCTCAGATCATGTTGCACCAGGGCGAGGGTGATCTGGGGTTGATCCCTTACGGTCAGGCTCTGGCATCTGGGCGCCGTGCGCAGTTTATGCGTATCCCCTATCAGTTCCACCCGCCGCTGGACCAGCAGCTGGTAATTTTGCGGGGTACCCGGCAGCGCAACCTGGCCATTCGCTTCCTGCAATATTTGCGCTCAGACCCGGTGCAGGCGCAATTGCTCCCTTTAGGATTTTTACCTGCTCAAACCCACTAA
- the mobA gene encoding molybdenum cofactor guanylyltransferase — protein MTSPSGHHSTPSTRVCPVVLAGGLSSRMGRDKALLKLSNGRTLLEQAKHQLEQVQVPEGMEMMAPLVSGRRPGGIPDQVEAAGPLGGLQAIDQHLRQWELACDALLVVPVDMPLVSSALLEQLCVAGQTVEQAVCFGDYFLPCWLPLGARSRKYLGAAAAGNAIASVRALFGFVGCVQLPAPEGDWHLNLNRPEDYSLLQG, from the coding sequence ATGACATCGCCATCAGGTCATCATTCAACGCCGAGTACTCGGGTGTGCCCGGTTGTTCTCGCTGGCGGACTCTCAAGTCGTATGGGGCGGGACAAGGCACTGCTAAAATTATCCAATGGGCGGACACTGCTCGAGCAGGCGAAGCATCAGCTGGAGCAGGTTCAAGTGCCCGAGGGCATGGAGATGATGGCGCCGCTGGTGAGTGGGCGTCGCCCTGGCGGCATTCCTGACCAGGTAGAAGCTGCTGGTCCGCTCGGGGGGCTCCAGGCCATTGATCAGCATTTACGTCAGTGGGAGCTTGCCTGCGATGCACTGCTGGTGGTGCCAGTGGATATGCCACTGGTGTCGTCGGCCCTACTGGAGCAGCTGTGTGTGGCTGGGCAGACCGTAGAGCAGGCGGTGTGCTTCGGTGACTACTTTCTACCGTGCTGGCTTCCTCTGGGCGCGCGCAGCCGCAAGTACCTGGGTGCTGCAGCCGCAGGGAATGCGATCGCTTCGGTGCGGGCGCTGTTTGGTTTTGTTGGCTGTGTGCAACTGCCTGCCCCGGAGGGTGATTGGCACCTGAATCTGAATCGGCCGGAGGATTACAGCCTACTGCAGGGGTAG
- a CDS encoding bifunctional protein-serine/threonine kinase/phosphatase, whose product MSDSDQKASNSENLEFATATECGLRAYNDDAVAAYRATGSDLRYRGSIAAIADGVGSAEAGGAAARAAISGFISDYYSTPDSWSVKQASARVLHALNSWLYRQSGGADEVQRGWLTTFSAVILKGSTAHLIHIGDSRIYRLRDGNLECLTRDHSRALGPDRTFLSRALGMDAHIEVDYRREPLEAGDLFCVTTDGIHDFLPRSQFTELLIRHQMDAAKPLMAAALDNGSKDNLSLALCRVNLVDAVQADDVMVATSQLPFPPALQPGNKIDGYEVLQELHASSRSYLYLVRDMDADTDGQPEQLLALKAPSENFSDDPAYIERFIAEEWTGRRLEHPAIVQIYPPRKQRKFLYHVMEYVDGQNLRQWMQLNPEPPLDQVRNLVEQLVSALRRLQRLEIVHGDLKPENIMIDTAGRLKLIDLGGANAAGLQELLRYQDSAPPGSKNYCAPEYFFSDAASHRSDIFSLGVIAYEMLTGNYPYKERFGSSHYQLKNYASLRYISARQYREDIPEWIDGALRQACAPDPKNRYPALSEFVHDLRTPNKKFDTAEKPPLIQRNPLLFWQTVAVLAVLSHLLYFL is encoded by the coding sequence GTGTCAGACTCGGATCAAAAAGCCTCCAATTCCGAAAACCTAGAGTTCGCCACTGCGACCGAGTGCGGGCTGCGCGCTTACAATGACGACGCCGTGGCCGCATACCGGGCTACCGGTAGCGATTTGCGCTATCGCGGCTCCATAGCGGCAATCGCCGATGGGGTTGGTAGTGCCGAGGCAGGCGGTGCGGCAGCGCGGGCAGCAATCAGCGGTTTTATTTCCGACTACTACAGCACGCCGGACTCCTGGTCGGTAAAACAGGCCAGTGCGCGGGTGCTTCATGCCCTAAATAGCTGGCTGTATCGACAAAGTGGTGGCGCCGACGAGGTACAGCGCGGCTGGCTAACCACTTTTTCTGCGGTGATTTTGAAGGGGTCTACCGCGCACCTAATCCATATCGGTGACTCGCGTATTTACCGGTTACGTGACGGTAATCTGGAGTGCCTGACTCGAGATCACAGCCGTGCACTCGGCCCGGATCGCACCTTTTTAAGTCGTGCGCTCGGTATGGATGCGCATATCGAGGTGGACTATCGGCGAGAGCCTCTGGAAGCCGGCGACCTCTTCTGTGTTACCACCGACGGCATTCACGACTTTTTGCCAAGAAGCCAATTCACCGAGCTGCTCATCAGGCATCAAATGGATGCAGCGAAACCATTGATGGCAGCAGCGCTGGATAATGGCAGTAAAGATAATCTGAGCCTGGCGTTGTGCCGCGTTAATTTGGTGGATGCGGTGCAGGCGGACGATGTTATGGTGGCCACCAGCCAACTGCCATTCCCACCAGCCCTACAGCCCGGAAATAAAATTGACGGCTACGAAGTATTGCAGGAATTGCATGCAAGCAGCCGCAGCTACCTGTATTTAGTGCGGGACATGGACGCCGATACGGACGGTCAACCTGAGCAGCTATTGGCCCTCAAGGCGCCATCGGAAAACTTCAGTGATGATCCAGCCTATATCGAGCGCTTTATTGCCGAAGAGTGGACAGGACGCCGCCTGGAACACCCGGCGATCGTGCAAATATATCCGCCCCGCAAGCAACGTAAGTTTCTCTACCACGTTATGGAGTATGTGGACGGGCAAAACCTTCGCCAGTGGATGCAACTCAACCCTGAGCCGCCACTGGATCAGGTGCGTAACCTGGTAGAGCAATTGGTAAGCGCCCTGCGCCGCCTGCAACGATTAGAAATCGTGCACGGCGACCTTAAGCCAGAGAACATCATGATCGATACGGCAGGGCGCCTGAAGCTGATCGACTTGGGTGGCGCTAACGCTGCAGGTCTGCAGGAATTACTGCGCTACCAGGATAGTGCACCGCCGGGCAGCAAAAACTATTGCGCGCCGGAGTATTTCTTCAGTGACGCCGCCAGTCATCGCTCAGATATATTCTCCCTCGGTGTCATTGCGTATGAGATGCTGACTGGAAACTACCCATATAAAGAACGTTTCGGCAGCAGCCACTATCAACTGAAGAACTATGCGAGTTTGCGCTACATCAGCGCGCGGCAATATCGCGAGGACATTCCGGAATGGATTGACGGCGCCCTGCGTCAGGCCTGCGCGCCAGATCCAAAAAACCGTTACCCGGCACTGTCAGAGTTTGTTCACGACCTTCGCACCCCGAACAAAAAATTCGACACGGCGGAAAAGCCACCACTAATCCAGCGCAACCCATTGCTCTTCTGGCAAACCGTTGCCGTGCTCGCGGTACTCTCCCACCTGCTGTACTTCCTCTAA
- a CDS encoding Re/Si-specific NAD(P)(+) transhydrogenase subunit alpha, with protein MIIAIPKETAPGESRVAATPASVKRLQSLGFDVVIEQGAGEGANFPDTEYEQAGAKLCANAADCLSQAGIVLKVQQPNEVELDLIPSGATLVAFLKPAQNEALLKKFADKNINALAVESIPRISRAQKMDALSSMANIAGYRAVIEAAHEFGRFFTGQITAAGKVPPAKVLVIGAGVAGLSAIGTAKSMGAIVRAFDTRPEVREQVESMGAEFLTVEIEEDGSGTGGYAKQMSKEFIDAEMALFREQAEEVDIVITTALIPGKPAPKLWLADMVETMADGSVVVDLAAEMGGNCDFTEADKKVVKSGVTILGYTNLASRAATQSSTLYATNLCHLLTDMTPEKNGEIEINFEDEAIRGATVVKEGEITWPPPRRKSLPRRSKSSRSLRSKWSQSRRRSLPLCLWWPFGPLLACCCWHWVNLPRRILLPTLRCLFWPSLSAGR; from the coding sequence GTGATTATTGCCATACCAAAGGAGACTGCGCCTGGAGAGTCGCGGGTCGCCGCAACGCCAGCCAGCGTAAAGCGTTTGCAGTCGCTGGGCTTTGACGTTGTCATTGAGCAGGGTGCCGGTGAAGGAGCTAACTTCCCCGACACAGAATATGAACAGGCCGGTGCCAAGCTGTGCGCCAACGCGGCCGATTGTCTGAGTCAGGCCGGCATCGTACTGAAAGTACAGCAGCCAAATGAGGTTGAGCTGGACCTGATTCCCAGTGGCGCCACGCTGGTGGCATTTCTGAAGCCGGCGCAAAACGAAGCGCTGCTGAAGAAATTTGCAGATAAAAACATTAACGCGCTGGCGGTGGAGTCTATTCCACGTATTTCCCGCGCACAGAAAATGGATGCGTTGAGCTCCATGGCCAACATTGCCGGCTACCGTGCAGTGATTGAAGCGGCCCACGAGTTTGGTCGCTTCTTTACTGGCCAGATCACTGCCGCCGGTAAGGTTCCACCCGCCAAGGTGCTGGTGATTGGTGCCGGTGTTGCGGGCCTGTCTGCAATTGGCACTGCCAAGAGCATGGGTGCCATCGTGCGCGCCTTCGACACCCGCCCGGAAGTACGCGAGCAGGTGGAGTCCATGGGCGCGGAATTCCTCACCGTGGAAATCGAGGAAGATGGTTCCGGCACCGGCGGTTACGCCAAGCAAATGTCCAAAGAGTTCATCGACGCCGAAATGGCTCTTTTCCGTGAACAGGCCGAGGAAGTGGACATTGTCATCACTACCGCTCTGATCCCCGGCAAGCCGGCACCGAAGCTGTGGCTGGCGGACATGGTAGAAACCATGGCCGACGGTTCTGTGGTTGTGGACCTGGCGGCGGAAATGGGCGGTAACTGTGACTTCACCGAAGCCGATAAAAAGGTTGTGAAGAGTGGCGTCACTATTTTGGGTTACACCAATCTGGCCAGCCGCGCAGCCACTCAGTCTTCCACCCTGTATGCCACCAACCTGTGCCATCTGTTGACGGATATGACACCGGAAAAGAACGGTGAAATCGAAATCAACTTCGAAGATGAAGCTATTCGCGGTGCCACTGTGGTGAAGGAAGGTGAAATTACCTGGCCGCCCCCCCGCCGAAAATCTCTGCCGCGCCGCAGCAAAAGCAGCCGGAGCCTCAGATCGAAGTGGAGCCAAAGCCGGAGAAGAAGTCTTCCCCTCTGTCTCTGGTGGCCTTTTGGGCCGTTGCTGGCCTGTTGCTGTTGGCATTGGGTAAATCTGCCCCGGCGGATTTTGTTGCCCACTTTACGGTGTTTGTTCTGGCCATCTTTATCGGCTGGCAGGTGA